The sequence TCCATGACCGGCTCCTACACCACTGACAGCAAGAGTAAGCTCGCCTGCATGCTTAGCTTAATCCTCATCGATATATGATCCATTAATAACTCGACTAGCACTTGACTGCTAGCTGATCCATCCTGATCTGGCAACTTAATTAGTTTTCTGATATCTTTTCTACTCATGGCCTGGTCGAGCAGACCTGAGCACGGCCAAGTCGACCATGTCATCGAACACGGGCAGCGTGATCAGCTGCCTGGACCAGGGCAACAAGCAGCAGCTGGCGAGGCCGACGCTGACCCTCGGCGCGTCGCTGGACAAGgaccaccagcaccagcagcagctcagcaccatgctccaggcccaggcggccgcgggcggcggccaccaccaccaccaccaccaccacccggaGCAGCACTTCATCACCTCCCTGCAGGTTCACAGCCacaacaatggcggcggcggcggcggcggcggcaacaacAACATCCTGTCCTGCTCGTCGGTGTGCTCCagcgcgctgccgccggccaaCGGCGACGAGGTCTCCGACCAGAACACCACCAACGGCAACGGCAACGGCAACGGCTGCGGCGGCATGCACAATCTGTTCGAGGTGGACTTCATGTAGGCCGTACGTGGGTGTGCGTGCAAAGCGAGCGAGCACGGGAGTACGTTCTTCTGGCAAAGGTGTCCTTGGTGTGTAGCCGTGTAGGTAAAAGGAATAGGAGAAAGTGAGGGTGAGACTTGAGAGAGCAAAAAAGGCATGAAGTGAGAGAAACTAGAGAGACAGAAGGCTGAGGGTGTGTGCAAggattccatccatccatcagtACTCAGTAGCagctagctgcagcaggctggtctagcaaggtagagctagcTACCTCCTTGCAAAGTTGCATGGCTATAGTAGCTCTAGCAAAGCCATGCATCCTGCATCCAGCATCCCCCTTGCATTGGGTTCGTTCTCTACCTGTACTGAACTGCACTGCAGTGCGTctgcatccatccatccaagCCTTTCTGCCTTTCCATTTCAGTGGGGAATAATGTGTCTGCTATTATttcatctttatttttttttccctttctagTTTCCTCTTGTTGCAAGGTGAGAGTGTACTGGTGTTGTAGTGCGTGTGTTGTAGTACCAAACTACCAGCTGCTGTTTTCTTACTGTGCCTCCAAATTTTAACAGGCGAGAGATGACTACCCGTAACAAGATTCGCTGCTGTTACTAGTTCCAGTTGTGACTCCAGAACTAAAAATTTCTGAATCCAGATAGTAACCTTGCTCTTTTTACATGTGTACAAAAGATGATGGAGCTAGAGTATTCATCACCACCACTACAAGTTTACTGCTCGCATTTATTGCATGTGAAATGTGGTGCAGTGCATTGGCGATGCGCCCCACAGATCCTTGCGCGGATACGATCGCCGGGAAGAAGCTTAAATTCACAAGAAGCTGGGCCTCCAGGCTACTCCTGCTCTCTACGTTCCCAGAGCCCATCAGCACGCACGCATGTGCCCCTCATccctcgatcgatcgatcgagttCATTGATTAGGTCCCCAATGCAAATTGATCGACGGACACGATCAATTAAAtgatgctctctctctctctctaggtcTCTGTCTGCTGTAGCGATGGATCCATGGATCTTGCTCCAGATACGACGTACAGCGGAGTGAATTAGCCCTAGACGATCCTAGGAAGCACGACGTACGCGCGTGTGCCCCGGGTATTGAATGCTCGCGATCGACGGCCGGCCGGGAGAGTTATTATGACGTGTGCCCCGGCGAGCGTCGCCATGCATACCTTCATtctagctcctcctcctcctcctcctcctccttcccccttGTGAATTCATGGCTGGCGGGGCAGGCGTCACGGCATGGCAAGGCTTGCCGATTCGGTTGCGGTGTCCTGTCCCCAGCTCCGAtccccggccggccatggccgctAGCGGGCAGGGGGaggcagggggccggccgggCTTGGACCACGCGCGCGGCATTGAAGAAGCGCGCGTCCATATTTCGCCAGGACatggacatgcatgcatgcgtgcATGTGTGCTGCATGTACGATGGATCGGATCCGTGGACCATGCATGCTCTTCTAGTGTTTACGTATGTATACATCGTAAGATCAACGGGCCAGGGAGAAAAGGGAAGCCGATATGATCTTTCAAAAATAAAACTTCAGAATTATGCGAGAATTTGTTTTGCCGATAAATTTTTTAAAGAACAGTTGAATTTCTGCATACTTTGTGTGGAGATGAGTGCCACACACTTAGTCGTCTTCGGCTTCTTTAATTCGTTCATGGTGTCAGTTGTATCTTACTATTATTAATTGTAGGTTTTTTTAAGCCTCCagtgaagccacctagaatACTTAATAGACACTctagaaaaatagagaaattctagaaattctcataaaaatcagaaacatcccgTCATCAGCctgacaactctaatcataataatccttagatttattattttttttaataaattactcacatctgccattatgaaaataagcTAAAGTATGTAACCACcaaaacatgtatctaaattacccacttctgctattataaaaaaatctaaagtaacctccTAATCTTtgtataaattacccacttatgctaTTACAAAAACAATACAAATAATCacttaaatttgcatataaattatccaattgcCATTATTAAAAGTTTAAGTAAcctctaaatctgaatctaagttatataattataacaaaacGTTGAGGTGCACCAATATAGAATCCTagattactatttctatcattattaatatattatttatattactgtttatataaaaatactactcatgatatgtgtcaccatgtatttaTGTATAACGATAGAGATAAGAATAACAATTCAGAAACAAATGGCTCAATTAAATATGTATCAAAAGATGCgttgcaaaatgaaatctactgtaactagataatgataaatatatattttagtgtatgttttagaatatttaatagacgGAAGAGGGGCGTgaaatagataattataattattagctataagtcttatttttatattaatttagGGTTAATTAGTTTGGGCTGAGGTTAGGTTTTGGCATATCGATCAGGGAAGGGAATGTGAGAGCGAGGTGTCTGAAACGTAAGGTTACCAGCGCCCAAACTTTATATCGAGAAATACATAGACCTTGATTTTTTGCCGGGTGAAAATTGAATAAACCAGATATGTGTATGTCCACGACACGCCTACTCCTTAGCCGTACGTTGAGATCTCCCAACCAATGCCACACTGCCATCTCCCACGCGGAGGAAAATTAAACGTGCCATGCATGCGAGCGAGCGTGCGCGCGCAGCAGCgcagcgccggccggccgctcgCCGAGCCGTGGCCCAGTGGGGCGTGGAGTCTTGGAGAGTTGGAGACGAGCGGGCGAGGGGTGTGGCCGCGCGCCCGATCCCGTGCGCATGCAGCAGAGGCGGCCTAGGAGACGTCATGGCGAAACGGACTCTGccagcctgccgccgccgcctcggtgaCCTCGCTGGTCGGTTCCGGTGGCCGCCGCAGCGGCTGCTGGCCGagggcgcgggggcgggggccaCCGACCCACGcgccggcccggcacggcgcGCGTGCATACGCACACCGCGTGCTGCGGCAGGGCGCTAGCTGGGCGCGGCGGCTTCTGCACTTCACCGATCGAGGCTTCTTGACACTTGACAGCAGTGGATGTGGAAAAAGATTTTAGCATCGACAGTGGGCCAGTGGTGGATTTGAATTGTACACTTTCCATTTTGGGTAAAATTTGCTAGCATAGGTTGCCCATCTTCTTcacgcggctcggcggcggcatcgtAACTTCTGGGCCAATTCAGGGCCAAATCCGGGGAGCAATCGATTCGCGGCGCCTTTGCTGGGGCGCTCCACGCGCAAGCAAGGCCCGTGGGCTGCCATCCTCCTCGCGGTTTTTGTGCGGGTCGTGCCTGTGGTGGGGACTGACAAGCACGGAAGGCCTCACAGCCAGGTTTGAAGGACGCAGCCCACGTACGTGCGTAATCTGCTCGCAGAGAAACAGCgcggttttttttatttgtttatttgtttattttcgttttttacaaaaaaatatattttcgacttggaaatttacaggaatatatcCCGGCCGCCCCACTGCCAGGCGGCCGGAACCTAGCCAcccggcagcagggcggcaggggtatttctgaaaaaaattttgCAGACAAAATTACGCGCAGGTCCCTGGGGGctggtcgcccggcagcggggcggccggcagcCGGGCGACTGGCTGCAAGGCTGGTACAAGCAAGTACGGCCGGGCGGACCACAGGCCAAAGTAAGTACTGATCAATCAATTAAAGACGAGGGATGCTCAGAGTTGAAACGCGGGCGCGTAAAACGTCTGAAAACTTGCAGCGGGTAGGCAGGCATCACCTTGGTTCGGTAGGCCGTCTGAATTCTGAAAACGCGCTGAATCTTTGGCACTACTAGTCTCCAAAGTCCAAATTACAGTGGTTAGTAGTAGCAGTACACTAACATGGGTGGATTAAGATATCCTAGTACTGATACACGCAGACGTGTTAAAGGCAAATGCATGCAACAAGCAACAAGCAGATGCAGACAAAAAGCCACACACACAAACATTAGCGGCGCCCCGCTAAACGATCTCTCGGCATGCATGGATCAAACACATGGTAAATTGCACACAAGTTGCCACGTTTGTTTatccacaccaccaccaccacattcATATTCAGACTGCACGTTCTCTGCTTGTTGAGTCAGCTGGTCCAAGAGACAGACAGATAGCTAGGCGCAGCGCAGGCGCGTATGGTCAAAGGGGGATGCACATGCATGTGCTGCGCCGCAAGAATTTTGGATCCAGCAGGACGGTGCTGCAGCCACGACTGACTCTGATCGAtgggagagccggtcgcccggctgccgggcggcctgggggccggccaccccgctgccgggcgaccggtccccGGGGACCTGTGTGTAATTTTGTCcgtaaattttttttcaaaaatgccTCTGCCGCCCTGTTGCCGGCTGGCCGGCcagggtatattcctgtaaatttctaaattgaaatatatttttgtaaaaaatgaaaaaaaaaccacGAGAAACAGCAAACACACTCTGAACTCCTCTTCTTCAGATTCTTCAGAAAAGCAGAAGAGCAGTGCATCCAGGTGCAGGGCGTGTTTTGGTCAGGCACTCAGTCAAAAATTTTGGCCACCATTTGGTTTGAATCCAAAACTTGGCTTTGTAGCCCCCCTACTTTGGGCCTTTGAATTTGATGGCCAAAATCATGGCCACCAATTTGATGACCGAAATGTGACCATGCCGAAATTTGGCTTGGCTACTGCATGGCAATTTTAGGCGCGAACATAACATGATAAAATCCCATAATTGCTACCAGGAAGAGCTACGGACCCCCTTCCTCTTCTTTCAACATTCCATGGCAAGAGCTGATGCACAGATACATTAGTCATTCAGGCTGATAAGCAACCTCATGTTCATCAGGCGGCACAGGTCCCATCTTTGCACGAACGCCTTGTCCCCAACTGTACAACAGGCAAGCGTTTTATACACAACGACCCTCCCAGGCCTGCCGCACCTCGCAATCTCGGGTAGGCCTCAGCGAGGGCGACGTGCCATGATGGCCATGGCATCCCTACTCTTCGCTCCAGGAAGATCAGGCTCTGGTCACGCCGCAGTAACATTATCTGACGCCCCCGGCGACGCGTCAAtctcgctgcgccgccgtgcggGTCGGTGGCCGGACGGGCCAGAGCGGCAGCCTCCAGAACGGCCGCTTCCGCGGCTTGGGCAGCGtccctccggcgccggcgccggctgcggcggcctcCTTCTCCGAGCTCAGCATGTTCCACATCACCTGCACGTCCTGGTACCCGCAGGTCTGCACGTCCTGGTGAAGGTTCAGGATGCCACATTCTGCATTGATCCATCCCATTTGGAAACAAGTGGGGAAAAAAAGGA comes from Panicum virgatum strain AP13 chromosome 4K, P.virgatum_v5, whole genome shotgun sequence and encodes:
- the LOC120704942 gene encoding uncharacterized protein LOC120704942; the protein is MAWWRARVVAPVRRAWLAVAAARARVRKGECGILNLHQDVQTCGYQDVQVMWNMLSSEKEAAAAGAGAGGTLPKPRKRPFWRLPLWPVRPPTRTAAQRD